The genomic window GCTACCGCCAGGGCGGAAACTGACGGGCGAGCGGGGGGCGGCGGCAGTTGAATTCGCCCTGGTGGCGGGACTGTTGCTCACGTTGCTACTGGCCATGGTCGAGCTGGGCCTGGTGCTGGATGCGCAGCTGGTGGTGAGCATGGCCGCCCGCGAAGCCGCCCGCCAGGCGGCGGTGGACGGGGGAGCGTCCGACAAGGCGTACCAACGGGCGGAGCAGACGCTGCAGCTGGGAGCACTCGACCCGGCGCTGGCCACGGTGGAGATCTGGCCCCGACAGGCGAGTTACGGTACGGTGGTGCGTGCGCGCGTCTGCTACCCTTATACTTTCCTCACACACGCGTTGGAGTGGGTGGGAGGCCGCGTGCTGGAGCTTAAGGCGGAAGCGGTCACTCGCAGCGAGAAGGTGCGCTGATGCCTGGCGGGCTTGGGCAGGACACAAGAGCTGCTGTGGAATCCGTACCAGGGCGGCGGGGATACGGTCGCCGGACTTGCGAGTCGGGGGCGGTGCTGGTCCTGGTGGTGGCGTTCTTGCCCGTGCTGGTGGCGACCATGGCGCTGGTGGTGGAGACGGGGCGACTGTTCGTGGCGGCCCGCCGGGTGCAGGCGGCCTGCGAC from Bacillota bacterium includes these protein-coding regions:
- a CDS encoding TadE/TadG family type IV pilus assembly protein; protein product: MVGLQPSARIYRLLPPGRKLTGERGAAAVEFALVAGLLLTLLLAMVELGLVLDAQLVVSMAAREAARQAAVDGGASDKAYQRAEQTLQLGALDPALATVEIWPRQASYGTVVRARVCYPYTFLTHALEWVGGRVLELKAEAVTRSEKVR